One window of Ciona intestinalis unplaced genomic scaffold, KH HT000123.2, whole genome shotgun sequence genomic DNA carries:
- the zf(c2h2)-6 gene encoding zinc finger protein (The RefSeq protein has 13 substitutions compared to this genomic sequence) → MNSFRSFKLKLPRHSTADGKIEENEDLNQSCGFIKQGDNFGGDSVANVSKPLPRKRSFNEINETSCHNTDHGFPTTPPSSPDVYKKVALERSFIPGFESRGPNYEPELCALLLPGKHRSIGGGNQEKEKRFLSPVTTDEEDGSNVDSSAKERKPTTGLIRQVNEYDQKAEVFKCNFCERTFSYLCHLKVHERVHTGEKPYVCKFCSTQFSQLGSLTVHLRIHTGEKPYKCNNCAKKFRHINSLRRHQRQVHDGILTKTLPKDASHKMVNLPGGWSPHKVEHRPTRYNIDGYNGSMSHVSHLKLPLHLPSLQSNADVNLAKFISSLQLPYNPTPPMAYKFNQTTNHESIFKSIDRLVGNSSAHQTWVAPMKPNCPNVGENTRTIITTGRLPLVSTYCVDKPRSTTSTINNANVTLGSSDEGYCGATSDEEERRTRSNNEEMNPPETRGGQNIIATNPCNSFEARKWSEDSGIALQNNSVNRTDSFPDL, encoded by the exons atgaattCGTTTCGTtcgtttaaacttaaacttccCCGACATTCAACTGCTGATGGAAAGattgaagaaaatgaagaTTTGAACCAAAGTTGTGGATTTATAAAGCAAGGTGACAACTTTGGTGGGGACTCGGTTGCAAATGTTTCGAAGCCGCTTCCTCGTAAGCGAAGCTTTAACGAAATAAACGAAACATCTTGTCACAACACCGACCGCGTATTCCCAACAACTCCACCGTCATCGCCGGACGTTTATAAGAAAGTTGCGCTTGAACGAAGTTTTATTCCCGGTTTCGAATATAGGGGTCCGAACTACGAACCTGAACTTTGTGCTTTGCTATTGCCGGGCAAATATAGAAGCATCGGCGGCGAAAATCAAGAGAAAGAGAAACGGTTTCTCTCCCCAGTAACAACGGACGAAGAAGATGGATCGAACGTTGATTCTTCAGCCAAAGAAAGGAAGCCAACCACTGGTTTAATTCGGCAAGTGAATGAATACGATCAAAAAGCTGAggtttttaaatgcaatttcTGCGAGCGGACATTTTCGTATCTTTGCCACCTCAAAGTCCACGAACGA GTCCACACTGGTGAAAAACCATACGTTTGTAAGTTTTGTTCAACTCAGTTCAGTCAACTTGGATCGCTGACTGTCCACCTTCGAATCCACACCGGTGAGAAACCTTACAAATGCAACAACTGTGCGAAGAAGTTTCGACATATCAACAGTCTAAGACGTCATCAGCGACAG GTCCACGATGGAATCCTAACGAAAACTTTGCCGAAAGACGCCTCGCataaaatggtaaatttaCCTGGAGGATGGAGCCCGCACAAAGTAGAACACCGCCCAACCAGATATAACATTGACGGCTATAATGGTTCGATGTCCCATGTTTCCCAATCAAAGCTGCCTCTACATTTGCCCTCCTTGCACAGTAATGCTGATGTGAACCTGGCGAAGTTTATAAGCAGTCTACAACTTCCATACAATCCTACACCACCGATGGCATACAAGTTCAACCAAACTACGAACCATGAGAGTATATTTAAATCTATTGACCGACTTGTTGGGAATTCAAGCGCACATCAAACATGGGTCGCACCAATGAAACTTAATTGTCCAAACGTTGGGGAAAACACACGAACCATCATAACACCGGGTCGGCTACCATTAGTCTCAACGTATTGTGTGGATAAAGCTAAGTCAACAACATCAACCATAAACAACGCAAACGTGACATTAGGGTCATCAGATGAAGGATATTGTGGAGCAACAAGCGACGAAGAGGAGAGGAGAACGAGGAGCAATAATGAGGAAATGAATCCTCCTGAAACACGGGGTGGTCAGAATATTATTGCCACGAATCCTTGCAATAGTTTCGAAGCTCGGAAATGGTCAGAAGATTCAGGAATTGCTTTGCAAAATAACTCAGTCAACCGAACATACAGTTTTCCCGATCTATAA
- the LOC100187288 gene encoding uncharacterized protein LOC100187288, whose product MSESKGIPIRHIRLNHLSELPNDYGTTPGGTFYSTTPGGTRIIYDRSFLLKCRSSPMANTPPSNLPDIPGVTSPDKSPTRQITKIKEEEEIANKDGSNGKENGGQYTRWNIHAPPTPTFRYDQPLNGPLQQYRQRSLQQQRQAIVDKALDPGLIYALSGAAGPMINPDHNGYFPPYYDNNNNAGDGLWQMNSAAPTPPVPTNPFPMSQLSSWRRSKLNQAITNAVAQSMQPLQYNQANGGMRGRGRGVPHRGEVPHSMPMVENLCEPMQKLFMSQYAEQARHPPQPYEKLNRTIDENSNVVPFPQG is encoded by the exons ATGAGTGAATCGAAAGGAATTCCCATCCGCCATATAAGG TTGAACCATTTATCTGAGCTCCCCAATGATTACGGTACGACACCCGGTGGAACGTTCTACTCAACAACACCAGGAG GCACAAGGATTATTTACGATCGGTcgtttttattgaaatgtCGCTCGTCACCGATGGCTAACACTCCCCCAAGCAACTTGCCCGACATCCCGGGGGTAACGAGCCCCGATAAGTCGCCAACACGACAAATTACCAAgataaaagaagaagaagaaattgCCAACAAAGATGGTTCAAACGGGAAGGAGAATGGGG GTCAATATACAAGATGGAACATACACGCCCCTCCCACGCCCACCTTTCGTTACGACCAACCATTGAATGGGCCACTACAGCAATACAGACAGCGTAGCCTTCAGCAGCAAAGACAGGCCATTGTAGATAAAGCTCTTGACCCCGGTTTGATATATGCGTTGTCAGGAGCTGCAGGTCCCATGATTAACCCTGATCATAACGGCTACTTCCCCCCATATTACGACAACAACAATAATGCTGGCGATGGGTTGTGGCAGATGAACTCCGCTGCCCCGACACCCCCCGTCCCAACCAACCCATTCCCGATGAGTCAGTTGTCCTCATGGCGACGATCCAAACTCAACCAAGCCATAACCAACGCTGTTGCGCAATCCATGCAGCCATTACAATATAACCAAGCTAATGGTGGCATGCGAGGCCGTGGCAGGGGGGTGCCACACCGCGGGGAGGTGCCACACTCTATGCCCATGGTAGAGAACCTGTGCGAGCCGATGCAAAAATTATTCATGTCTCAATACGCTGAGCAAGCTCGCCACCCACCCCAACCTTATGAGAAGCTGAATCGAACCATCGACGAAAACTCTAATGTTGTCCC ATTCCCACAAGGATGA
- the LOC100184901 gene encoding tumor suppressor candidate 3, whose protein sequence is MVKYILVVTFLLAIFSLCSCKTKQDLLDEKVKQLTEWSNRRTVIQMNSNKYSTYVKSKPRNYSMIVMFTALDPKRGCSVCREANDEFTILANSYRFSPAYTSSLFFAVVDFDEGSEVFQSLGLNSAPAFMHFPPKGKRKGADTYDIQRLGFHADNLAKWMAERTEVVVRIFRPPNYTGTVVLVLLFSLAGGLLYVRRNSLEFFYNKTFWSILSIFIVLAMTSGQMWNHIRGPPYYHRNPQNGAIHYIHGSSQGQLVAETHIIMLIHAAIVGGFILLNEAHQPKVDISKRRIMAIGGLVLVAFFLSLLMSIFRQKYQGYPYSFLLR, encoded by the exons atggttaaatatatattggttGTCACGTTTCTGTTGGCAATTTTCAGTTTGTGCAGCTGCAAAACTAAACAA gatTTACTGGATGAGAAAGTTAAACAACTGACTGAGTGGAGCAACCGACGGACTGTCATTCAAATGAACTCAAACAAATATTCAACTTATGTCAA GTCCAAACCACGTAATTATTCCATGATTGTAATGTTCACCGCACTCGACCCCAAACGTGGTTGCAGCGTTTGTAGAGAAGCCAACGATGAGTTCACAATATTAGCGAACTCGTACAGGTTTTCACCTGCTTACACAAGTTCGTTGTTCTTCGCTGTTGTCGACTTCGACGAAGGATCCGAAGTTTTCCAATCG CTTGGTTTAAACTCAGCTCCTGCCTTCATGCATTTCCCCCCCAAAGGCAAGAGGAAGGGAGCTGATACGTATGATATACAACGACTTGGGTTCCATGCCGATAACCTCGCTAAGTGGATGGCTGAACGAACAGAAGTTGTG gttCGAATATTCCGCCCCCCCAACTACACAGGCACGGTGGTGCTCGTGTTACTTTTCTCGCTTGCTGGTGGTTTACTTTATGTTAGAAGGAACAGCCTGGAATTCTTTTATAATAAGACCTTTTGGAGCATTTTGTCTATT TTCATTGTGTTAGCGATGACATCTGGTCAGATGTGGAATCACATACGTGGCCCGCCGTACTACCATCGTAACCCACAGAATGGTGCGATACATTACATACACGGGAGTAGCCAGGGACAACTGGTAGCGGAAACACACATCATAATGTTGATACACGCAGCTATTGTTGGTGGGTTCATCTTACTCAACGAGGCTCATCAACCTAAAGTTGATATTTCCAAGCGTAGAA TCATGGCGATTGGAGGGTTAGTGTTGGTTGCTTTCTTCCTGAGTTTGCTGATGTCAATATTCCGACAGAAATATCAAGGTTACCCGTACAGTTTCCTGCTACGTTGA
- the LOC100180990 gene encoding uncharacterized protein LOC100180990 isoform X1, whose protein sequence is MALVTVQRDSSASNSPASSCEELNEMNDEELNDETFHEDVEDKDELQEIISPTRSSNAKKLKRQGSVSENFFAVKGAALILPRQTSLAVNLPIVKQFGGELQTHLHAIFHHLRPQDSIKLAVRLESWVEEHRRYLVIVTTTGRQDTEENIIVGCDFATKESTSCTIGLVLPIWCDTSIQLDGDGGFKVLSHEKTHTFKPVSVQAMWSALQSLHRCKDTALRHNYYEGSLYLTWTCFYASRVASNRININEWEYSEDLWSRKPNYFEMKDINRLTVESLIRSRLKQVMMTMDLDNCTCKQIRLELEKVIDMDLTNYKRYIDTEMLTVLGQMDCSSKILDYLYLGSEWNASNLEELTQIGITHILNVTLEVDNFFPDEFTYKNIRLHDIESSNLLQHWHATWRFIDEARRSGGKCLVHCKMGISRSSATVAAYLMKERLWTKKRALEFTEECRSITHPNPSFLEQLDEYEGMVFASANRHNKLFRSRSESSLSEPSLPDDHPVTSPRPPPAVQLPDDVNVACEDNQDFDLNRRLLDIASLSVPKVSRPKSWSPDEGRTCYNPSHAQHDNLLDRTTNMGGGDSIYPQNTSEPGEILIAPSGDQDRKAKANQRREDFKRAHSRRHTEATATARGPTMQLDDLAQSEDSVFVHDGNGPFVPAKAWPRPTTPPPSRGQVRTSSPAAISLDRTPVSLQVEEQELHSSMVSPRNSPSYKKTSTVDIDLLKSRFSDPSPSDPIDPPPPQPSDIPPPAIKAPVPVRQIVAVIESPIEDSQEIASKIAAKVQIPPEVEPFIKGHHKSPSLPPSELTDPPQPTPSTDAPMSRARSFSENQATSVKKLVTQIESRYSPDVSLPEDEGCTILRTMSMPSSKRRSISPIPSSFVALDEDAAEQGEAPQPDTGSSFYIGEQEPKQAWGENNNNNNNNNSFVGMIVINDISDQLLADVTKSNLDDVIVPSPHKKVTKPDIRGCFPPEVLDNIRQVDLDSLRSHVDTKPPTHAKQRGLVSQMVRKLTGKAPKSKSSRPASLNMTKKKNSNNISNKMNRLLMGGSDFQATGERLARHSYEPNKHSTDVFDRVGSDTSPVFSPCRIYHDPRHQHSAQCIDISIYAATPYRPHSGSPPTRMSLGIKDRRVRRSQSERVGIATRRRSTHYTMISETGKLHHATRSYKSQPELTDPPTRSSPPLRSPLPVREIVRTLEAKKTTSVHRSSSLPPTKPRQRMIFSTSSNEVSKLGSLKKNLPRSKSTPFLGFNSKKTLKQFKYL, encoded by the exons ATGGCGTTGGTAACTGTGCAAAGAGATTCAAGCGCTTCAAATTCACCAGCATCGTCA TGTGAGGAATTGAATGAAATGAATGACGAAGAATTGAACGACGAAACTTTCCATGAAGACGTGGAAGATAAAGATGAACTCCAGGAGATCATTTCACCGACACGGTCGTCTAATGCCAAAAAACTCAAGCGACAAGG GAGCGTGAGTGAAAACTTCTTCGCCGTCAAAGGAGCCGCGCTTATTTTACCACGTCAAACCAGCTTGGCTGTTAACCTGCCAATCGTCAAACAATTTGGAG GTGAATTGCAAACGCATCTACACGCGATCTTTCACCATCTAAGGCCGCAAGACAGCATTAAGTTG GCTGTAAGATTGGAAAGTTGGGTGGAGGAACACCGGAGGTACCTCGTGATCGTGACGACCACCGGGAGGCAGGACACCGAGGAAAATATTATCGTTGGTTGCGACTTCGCTACCAAGGAAAGCACTTCGTGTACGATAGGCTTGGTGTTGCCCATTTGGTGCGACACAAGTATACAACTCGATGGGGATGG aggatttaaagttttatctCATGAAAAAACTCACACGTTCAAACCTGTATCGGTTCAAGCTATGTG GTCGGCCCTACAATCGTTACATCGGTGCAAGGACACAGCTTTGCGACATAATTATTACGAGGGGAGTCTCTACCTTACATGGACTTGCTTCTACGCGAGCAGAGTCGCTTCTAACCGAATAAATATAAACGAGTGGGAATACAGCGAGGATTTATGGTCAAGGAAACCAAACTATTTTGAAATGAA AGACATCAATCGTTTAACGGTGGAATCGTTGATAAGAAGtcgattaaaacaagtgatGATGACAATGGATCTCGACAACTGTACTTGTAAACAGATACGATTGGAGTTGGAGAAAGTG ATTGACATGGACCTCACCAACTACAAGCGATACATTGACACTGAAATGTTGACGGTCCTCGGCCAAATGGATTGTTCGTCCAAGATCTTGGATTATTTATACCTGGGGTCGGAATGGAACGCTTCCAACTTGGAGGAATTAACACAAATCGG TATCACCCACATCTTGAACGTGACGCTTGAGGTCGACAACTTCTTCCCTGATGAATTCACGTACAAGAACATCCGACTTCATGACATTGAATCTTCCAATCTCCTTCAACATTGGCATGCTACATGGAGGTTCATCGATGAAGCGCGACGATCGGGGGGGAAATGTCTCGTTCATTGTAAGATGGGGATCAGTAGATCCTCGGCGACGGTTGCCGCGTACTTAATGAAGGAACGACTTTGGACGAAGAAACGCGCGCTTGAGTTCACGGAGGAATGTCGGTCGATCACGCATCCCAACCCATCGTTCCTCGAACAACTCGATGAATACGAAGGGATGGTGTTCGCGAG TGCGAACCGCCACAACAAATTGTTTCGTTCACGATCGGAAAGCAGTTTATCCGAACCGAGCCTCCCCGATGATCATCCCGTGACGTCACCGCGCCCCCCACCTGCCGTTCAACTACCTGACGACGTAAACGTTGCGTGCGAGGACAACCAAGATTTCGATCTCAATCGACGGTTGTTGGACATTGCTTCGTTATCTGTGCCCAAG GTGTCACGACCAAAGTCATGGTCACCAGATGAAGGGCGAACATGTTACAACCCCTCCCACGCACAACATGACAACTTATTAGATCGGACAACCAACATGGGGGGTGGTGACTCAA TTTACCCACAAAACACGTCGGAACCCGGTGAGATCCTTATCGCTCCTAGTGGCGACCAGGATCGCAAAGCGAAAGCCAACCAACGCCGTGAAGATTTTAAACGTGCTCACTCACGCCGTCATACGGAAGCTACGGCCACCGCTAGAGGGCCTACCATGCAATTGGACGACTTGGCACAAAGCGAAGATAGCGTGTTCGTGCATGATGG AAACGGTCCTTTCGTCCCCGCCAAAGCATGGCCACGCCCTACAACTCCACCCCCTTCACGTGGACAAGTTCGAACGTCGTCTCCCGCCGCTATATCGTTAGATAGGACGCCTGTGTCGTTACAAGTGGAAGAACAAGAACTTCATTCATCGATGGTGTCACCACGTAATAGTccttcatataaaaaaacatcaacCGTTGATATCGACTTGCTAAAGTCGCGTTTCTCCGACCCATCGCCCTCCGACCCCATAGACCCCCCACCCCCCCAACCATCTGATATTCCACCACCGGCCATCAAAGCCCCGGTTCCCGTGCGACAGATCGTCGCCGTCATCGAGTCGCCGATCGAAGACTCGCAGGAAATCGCGAGCAAAATCGCCGCCAAAGTCCAAATACCTCCCGAGGTCGAACCTTTTATTAAAGGCCACCACAAGTCCCCCTCCCTACCCCCCAGTGAATTAACTGATCCCCCACAACCCACCCCATCAACCGACGCCCCCATGTCCCGTGCAAGGTCTTTCTCAGAGAACCAAGCAACTTCTGTGAAGAAGTTGGTCACTCAGATCGAAAGTCGATATTCTCCTGATGTTTCACTGCCCGAGGACGAGGGTTGTACCATCCTACGTACAATGTCAATGCCTTCTTCTAAAAGGAGGAGCATCTCTCCTATACCTTCTTCATTCGTTGCTCTGGACGAGGATGCGGCAGAGCAAGGGGAAGCCCCCCAACCCGATACCGGTAGTTCGTTTTACATCGGGGAGCAAGAACCTAAACAAGCGTGGGGtgaaaacaacaataataataataataataatagttttGTCGGCATGATTGTTATCAACGATATATCTGATCAACTACTTGCTGACGTCACCAAATCTAatcttgatgacgtcatagttccGTCACCACACAAGAAAGTGACGAAACCTGATATTCGAGGTTGTTTTCCACCAGAAGTATTGGATAATATACGACAG GTCGATCTTGATTCTCTGCGGTCGCATGTCGACACCAAACCGCCCACCCATGCCAAACAACGTGGTTTGGTAAGTCAGATGGTGCGCAAACTAACCGGGAAAGCCCCCAAGTCGAAATCGTCCCGGCCTGCTTCACTTAACATGACAAAGAAGAAAAATTCGaacaatatttcaaacaaaatgaaCAGATTGTTGATGGGTGGAAGTGACTTCCAAGCAACTGGCGAGCGGTTGGCTCGTCATTCATATGAAccaaacaaacattcaaccgATGTATTTGACCGCGTGGGTTCAGATACTTCGCCGGTGTTTTCGCCATGCCGAATCTACCACGACCCCAGGCACCAACACTCAGCGCAATGCATTGATATCTCGATATACGCCGCCACGCCATACCGACCACACAGTGGGTCTCCACCAACGAGGATGTCGCTTGGCATCAAGGATCGTCGTGTGCGTCGCTCACAATCGGAACGAGTAGGAATCGCGACCCGACGTCGCTCCACACATTACACGATGATCAGCGAAACAGGGAAACTTCATCACGCAACAAGATCCTACAAATCCCAACCGGAGCTAACCGACCCCCCCACCCGTAGTAGTCCACCTCTACGCAGCCCCCTTCCTGTACGTGAGATAGTTCGCACTCTTGAAGCGAAGAAAACAACCTCCGTTCATCGAAGTTCTTCTTTACCGCCGACCAAACCGAGACAACGAATGATATTTTCCACATCAAGTAATGAAGTATCAAAGTTgggaagtttaaaaaaaaatcttcctCGTTCAAAGTCGACGCCGTTTCTTGGGTTTAATTCCAAAAAGACATTAAAGCAGTTTAAATATCTTTAG
- the LOC100180990 gene encoding uncharacterized protein LOC100180990 isoform X2 has protein sequence MCSCAVAIPGIPRSTQYIRQPMVDENRNYRTGNTASGDAMHDEDGGNVVEVQPVLPWRNSRHSDVSMRVMLKTHDSQFKLPAGELQTHLHAIFHHLRPQDSIKLAVRLESWVEEHRRYLVIVTTTGRQDTEENIIVGCDFATKESTSCTIGLVLPIWCDTSIQLDGDGGFKVLSHEKTHTFKPVSVQAMWSALQSLHRCKDTALRHNYYEGSLYLTWTCFYASRVASNRININEWEYSEDLWSRKPNYFEMKDINRLTVESLIRSRLKQVMMTMDLDNCTCKQIRLELEKVIDMDLTNYKRYIDTEMLTVLGQMDCSSKILDYLYLGSEWNASNLEELTQIGITHILNVTLEVDNFFPDEFTYKNIRLHDIESSNLLQHWHATWRFIDEARRSGGKCLVHCKMGISRSSATVAAYLMKERLWTKKRALEFTEECRSITHPNPSFLEQLDEYEGMVFASANRHNKLFRSRSESSLSEPSLPDDHPVTSPRPPPAVQLPDDVNVACEDNQDFDLNRRLLDIASLSVPKVSRPKSWSPDEGRTCYNPSHAQHDNLLDRTTNMGGGDSIYPQNTSEPGEILIAPSGDQDRKAKANQRREDFKRAHSRRHTEATATARGPTMQLDDLAQSEDSVFVHDGNGPFVPAKAWPRPTTPPPSRGQVRTSSPAAISLDRTPVSLQVEEQELHSSMVSPRNSPSYKKTSTVDIDLLKSRFSDPSPSDPIDPPPPQPSDIPPPAIKAPVPVRQIVAVIESPIEDSQEIASKIAAKVQIPPEVEPFIKGHHKSPSLPPSELTDPPQPTPSTDAPMSRARSFSENQATSVKKLVTQIESRYSPDVSLPEDEGCTILRTMSMPSSKRRSISPIPSSFVALDEDAAEQGEAPQPDTGSSFYIGEQEPKQAWGENNNNNNNNNSFVGMIVINDISDQLLADVTKSNLDDVIVPSPHKKVTKPDIRGCFPPEVLDNIRQVDLDSLRSHVDTKPPTHAKQRGLVSQMVRKLTGKAPKSKSSRPASLNMTKKKNSNNISNKMNRLLMGGSDFQATGERLARHSYEPNKHSTDVFDRVGSDTSPVFSPCRIYHDPRHQHSAQCIDISIYAATPYRPHSGSPPTRMSLGIKDRRVRRSQSERVGIATRRRSTHYTMISETGKLHHATRSYKSQPELTDPPTRSSPPLRSPLPVREIVRTLEAKKTTSVHRSSSLPPTKPRQRMIFSTSSNEVSKLGSLKKNLPRSKSTPFLGFNSKKTLKQFKYL, from the exons ATGTGCTCGTGTGCGGTAGCTATTCCGGGTATTCCCCGATCCACACAATACATCAGGCAACCCATGGTCGACGAAAACAGGAATTATcgaactggcaacactgcttcAGGGGACGCAATGCATGATGAGGATGGCGGTAACGTTGTCGAGGTTCAACCAGTGTTGCCATGGAGAAACTCCCGTCATTCCGACGTGTCGATGCGTGTCATGCTTAAAACACACGATAGCCAGTTTAAGTTGCCTGCAG GTGAATTGCAAACGCATCTACACGCGATCTTTCACCATCTAAGGCCGCAAGACAGCATTAAGTTG GCTGTAAGATTGGAAAGTTGGGTGGAGGAACACCGGAGGTACCTCGTGATCGTGACGACCACCGGGAGGCAGGACACCGAGGAAAATATTATCGTTGGTTGCGACTTCGCTACCAAGGAAAGCACTTCGTGTACGATAGGCTTGGTGTTGCCCATTTGGTGCGACACAAGTATACAACTCGATGGGGATGG aggatttaaagttttatctCATGAAAAAACTCACACGTTCAAACCTGTATCGGTTCAAGCTATGTG GTCGGCCCTACAATCGTTACATCGGTGCAAGGACACAGCTTTGCGACATAATTATTACGAGGGGAGTCTCTACCTTACATGGACTTGCTTCTACGCGAGCAGAGTCGCTTCTAACCGAATAAATATAAACGAGTGGGAATACAGCGAGGATTTATGGTCAAGGAAACCAAACTATTTTGAAATGAA AGACATCAATCGTTTAACGGTGGAATCGTTGATAAGAAGtcgattaaaacaagtgatGATGACAATGGATCTCGACAACTGTACTTGTAAACAGATACGATTGGAGTTGGAGAAAGTG ATTGACATGGACCTCACCAACTACAAGCGATACATTGACACTGAAATGTTGACGGTCCTCGGCCAAATGGATTGTTCGTCCAAGATCTTGGATTATTTATACCTGGGGTCGGAATGGAACGCTTCCAACTTGGAGGAATTAACACAAATCGG TATCACCCACATCTTGAACGTGACGCTTGAGGTCGACAACTTCTTCCCTGATGAATTCACGTACAAGAACATCCGACTTCATGACATTGAATCTTCCAATCTCCTTCAACATTGGCATGCTACATGGAGGTTCATCGATGAAGCGCGACGATCGGGGGGGAAATGTCTCGTTCATTGTAAGATGGGGATCAGTAGATCCTCGGCGACGGTTGCCGCGTACTTAATGAAGGAACGACTTTGGACGAAGAAACGCGCGCTTGAGTTCACGGAGGAATGTCGGTCGATCACGCATCCCAACCCATCGTTCCTCGAACAACTCGATGAATACGAAGGGATGGTGTTCGCGAG TGCGAACCGCCACAACAAATTGTTTCGTTCACGATCGGAAAGCAGTTTATCCGAACCGAGCCTCCCCGATGATCATCCCGTGACGTCACCGCGCCCCCCACCTGCCGTTCAACTACCTGACGACGTAAACGTTGCGTGCGAGGACAACCAAGATTTCGATCTCAATCGACGGTTGTTGGACATTGCTTCGTTATCTGTGCCCAAG GTGTCACGACCAAAGTCATGGTCACCAGATGAAGGGCGAACATGTTACAACCCCTCCCACGCACAACATGACAACTTATTAGATCGGACAACCAACATGGGGGGTGGTGACTCAA TTTACCCACAAAACACGTCGGAACCCGGTGAGATCCTTATCGCTCCTAGTGGCGACCAGGATCGCAAAGCGAAAGCCAACCAACGCCGTGAAGATTTTAAACGTGCTCACTCACGCCGTCATACGGAAGCTACGGCCACCGCTAGAGGGCCTACCATGCAATTGGACGACTTGGCACAAAGCGAAGATAGCGTGTTCGTGCATGATGG AAACGGTCCTTTCGTCCCCGCCAAAGCATGGCCACGCCCTACAACTCCACCCCCTTCACGTGGACAAGTTCGAACGTCGTCTCCCGCCGCTATATCGTTAGATAGGACGCCTGTGTCGTTACAAGTGGAAGAACAAGAACTTCATTCATCGATGGTGTCACCACGTAATAGTccttcatataaaaaaacatcaacCGTTGATATCGACTTGCTAAAGTCGCGTTTCTCCGACCCATCGCCCTCCGACCCCATAGACCCCCCACCCCCCCAACCATCTGATATTCCACCACCGGCCATCAAAGCCCCGGTTCCCGTGCGACAGATCGTCGCCGTCATCGAGTCGCCGATCGAAGACTCGCAGGAAATCGCGAGCAAAATCGCCGCCAAAGTCCAAATACCTCCCGAGGTCGAACCTTTTATTAAAGGCCACCACAAGTCCCCCTCCCTACCCCCCAGTGAATTAACTGATCCCCCACAACCCACCCCATCAACCGACGCCCCCATGTCCCGTGCAAGGTCTTTCTCAGAGAACCAAGCAACTTCTGTGAAGAAGTTGGTCACTCAGATCGAAAGTCGATATTCTCCTGATGTTTCACTGCCCGAGGACGAGGGTTGTACCATCCTACGTACAATGTCAATGCCTTCTTCTAAAAGGAGGAGCATCTCTCCTATACCTTCTTCATTCGTTGCTCTGGACGAGGATGCGGCAGAGCAAGGGGAAGCCCCCCAACCCGATACCGGTAGTTCGTTTTACATCGGGGAGCAAGAACCTAAACAAGCGTGGGGtgaaaacaacaataataataataataataatagttttGTCGGCATGATTGTTATCAACGATATATCTGATCAACTACTTGCTGACGTCACCAAATCTAatcttgatgacgtcatagttccGTCACCACACAAGAAAGTGACGAAACCTGATATTCGAGGTTGTTTTCCACCAGAAGTATTGGATAATATACGACAG GTCGATCTTGATTCTCTGCGGTCGCATGTCGACACCAAACCGCCCACCCATGCCAAACAACGTGGTTTGGTAAGTCAGATGGTGCGCAAACTAACCGGGAAAGCCCCCAAGTCGAAATCGTCCCGGCCTGCTTCACTTAACATGACAAAGAAGAAAAATTCGaacaatatttcaaacaaaatgaaCAGATTGTTGATGGGTGGAAGTGACTTCCAAGCAACTGGCGAGCGGTTGGCTCGTCATTCATATGAAccaaacaaacattcaaccgATGTATTTGACCGCGTGGGTTCAGATACTTCGCCGGTGTTTTCGCCATGCCGAATCTACCACGACCCCAGGCACCAACACTCAGCGCAATGCATTGATATCTCGATATACGCCGCCACGCCATACCGACCACACAGTGGGTCTCCACCAACGAGGATGTCGCTTGGCATCAAGGATCGTCGTGTGCGTCGCTCACAATCGGAACGAGTAGGAATCGCGACCCGACGTCGCTCCACACATTACACGATGATCAGCGAAACAGGGAAACTTCATCACGCAACAAGATCCTACAAATCCCAACCGGAGCTAACCGACCCCCCCACCCGTAGTAGTCCACCTCTACGCAGCCCCCTTCCTGTACGTGAGATAGTTCGCACTCTTGAAGCGAAGAAAACAACCTCCGTTCATCGAAGTTCTTCTTTACCGCCGACCAAACCGAGACAACGAATGATATTTTCCACATCAAGTAATGAAGTATCAAAGTTgggaagtttaaaaaaaaatcttcctCGTTCAAAGTCGACGCCGTTTCTTGGGTTTAATTCCAAAAAGACATTAAAGCAGTTTAAATATCTTTAG